In Persicimonas caeni, a single window of DNA contains:
- a CDS encoding DUF72 domain-containing protein, which yields MEKLQVGVCNYSDYRPPEGWKERYVSKLQAYTDAFSTVELNRTFYKLPQVKTAEKWRENACEGFVFCMKAWQALTHPTWSPTWRKRTSQVPDEWQKDVGWLRPTEANRWAWQQTRDIADALDAEIVVLQCPPSFKPTDKHVGNMRAFLESIDRGGHTLAWEPRGDFEEETDLIVELCDELDLLHVVDPFRNDVLTAKPDAYVRLHGNNEPLTDFDYKYTDAELAELATILDGLCERHERVWCMFNNFEKFDDAQRLLRLMQGGLDASE from the coding sequence ATGGAAAAACTCCAAGTTGGCGTGTGCAACTACAGCGATTACCGGCCGCCCGAGGGGTGGAAGGAGCGCTATGTGTCGAAGCTGCAGGCGTATACCGACGCGTTCTCGACCGTCGAGCTCAACCGCACCTTCTACAAGTTGCCGCAGGTCAAGACCGCCGAGAAGTGGCGCGAGAACGCCTGCGAGGGGTTCGTTTTCTGCATGAAGGCCTGGCAGGCGCTCACCCACCCGACGTGGAGCCCGACCTGGCGAAAGCGCACCTCGCAGGTGCCCGACGAATGGCAAAAAGACGTCGGTTGGCTGCGCCCCACCGAGGCGAACCGCTGGGCCTGGCAGCAGACGCGCGACATCGCCGACGCGCTCGACGCAGAGATCGTCGTGCTGCAATGTCCGCCCTCCTTCAAGCCGACCGACAAGCACGTCGGCAACATGCGCGCGTTTCTCGAGAGCATCGACCGCGGCGGTCACACGCTCGCCTGGGAGCCGCGCGGCGACTTCGAAGAGGAGACCGACCTCATCGTCGAGCTGTGCGACGAGCTCGACCTCCTCCACGTGGTCGACCCGTTTCGCAACGACGTGCTCACCGCCAAGCCCGACGCCTACGTGCGCCTGCACGGCAACAACGAGCCCCTGACCGACTTCGACTACAAATACACCGACGCCGAGCTCGCCGAACTCGCCACGATCCTCGACGGGCTGTGCGAGCGCCACGAGCGCGTCTGGTGCATGTTCAACAATTTCGAGAAGTTCGACGACGCGCAGAGGCTTCTGAGGCTGATGCAGGGGGGACTCGACGCCTCCGAATAG
- a CDS encoding flavin monoamine oxidase family protein, with translation MAADGDRQASEVIIVGAGLAGLTAARKLHGEGVDVVVLEAQDRVGGRTYSKALSDGYVIDLGGQWVGPTQDRVIALADELNIERFTQFDTGRKSMSIGGEISTYKHTIPSLPIWSLVDLQWVIMKVDRLAKKVPLDRPFSAKKAREWDAMTVETWKQNNVRTAKARTAFDFAVRAIFAAEPNEVSFLHFLFYVRSGGGFMRLASIPEGAQQERFVGGAQQLSDVMADELGDRVRLEHPVRAIEQDDDGVTVRTDAATFRAARVIVAIPPTLCGRIDYTPELPARRDQLTQRMPMGSVIKCIAAYKRPFWRDAGYSGEMLADTGAIQLGFDDCSHDGSHAALVGFMLGENAREWTARPEDARRQAVLAEFARFFGSEALSPVEYAEKDWLAEPWSRGCYVGFMPPGVHTTIGDALRAPVGRIHWAGTETATQWNGYMDGAIESGERAAGEVAAGL, from the coding sequence ATGGCTGCAGATGGAGATCGACAGGCAAGCGAAGTAATCATCGTCGGCGCAGGGCTCGCCGGGCTGACGGCCGCGCGCAAGCTGCACGGCGAGGGCGTCGACGTCGTCGTGCTCGAGGCGCAGGACAGGGTAGGGGGCCGCACCTACAGCAAGGCCTTGAGCGACGGCTACGTCATCGACCTGGGCGGCCAATGGGTCGGCCCGACCCAGGACCGCGTCATCGCACTGGCCGACGAGCTCAACATCGAGCGGTTTACGCAGTTCGACACGGGCCGAAAGTCGATGTCGATCGGCGGCGAGATCTCGACCTACAAACACACCATCCCGTCGCTCCCCATCTGGAGCCTCGTCGACCTGCAGTGGGTGATCATGAAGGTCGACCGCCTGGCCAAGAAGGTCCCCCTCGATCGCCCATTCAGCGCCAAAAAGGCGCGCGAGTGGGACGCGATGACCGTCGAGACGTGGAAGCAGAACAACGTGCGCACGGCCAAGGCGCGCACCGCCTTCGACTTCGCCGTGCGCGCGATCTTCGCGGCCGAGCCCAACGAGGTCTCGTTTCTGCACTTTCTGTTCTATGTCCGCTCCGGCGGCGGGTTCATGCGGCTGGCGAGCATCCCGGAGGGCGCTCAACAAGAGCGCTTCGTGGGCGGCGCGCAGCAATTGAGCGACGTGATGGCCGACGAACTCGGCGACCGCGTTCGCCTCGAGCACCCCGTGCGCGCCATCGAGCAGGACGACGACGGCGTCACCGTGCGCACCGACGCGGCGACCTTCCGCGCCGCGCGCGTCATCGTCGCCATCCCGCCGACCCTGTGCGGCCGCATCGACTACACCCCCGAGCTCCCCGCGCGCCGAGACCAGCTCACCCAACGCATGCCCATGGGCTCGGTCATCAAATGCATCGCCGCCTACAAACGCCCGTTCTGGCGAGACGCCGGCTACTCCGGCGAGATGCTCGCCGACACCGGCGCCATCCAGCTCGGCTTCGACGACTGCTCCCACGACGGCAGCCACGCCGCGCTCGTCGGGTTCATGCTCGGCGAGAACGCCCGCGAGTGGACCGCCCGCCCCGAAGACGCGCGCCGCCAGGCAGTCCTGGCCGAATTCGCCCGCTTCTTCGGCTCCGAAGCCCTCTCACCGGTCGAATACGCCGAAAAAGACTGGCTCGCCGAGCCCTGGAGCCGCGGCTGCTACGTCGGCTTCATGCCCCCGGGCGTCCACACCACCATCGGCGACGCGCTGCGCGCCCCCGTCGGGCGCATCCACTGGGCGGGCACGGAGACGGCCACTCAGTGGAACGGGTATATGGACGGCGCGATCGAGTCGGGCGAACGGGCGGCCGGGGAGGTCGCTGCTGGACTGTAG
- the rplC gene encoding 50S ribosomal protein L3 has protein sequence MRKGLIGKKVGMTQLFGPDGVRIPVTVIDVGSNVVIQKKSEHGKDGYAAVKLGYGSVKKLEKEGTEPRWRLAKPQVGMFAAAGIDEPRKHVREFRVDEADLDQYEVGQELGADYFQVGEYIDATGTSKGRGFSGVMRRHNFAGAKASHGVHEFFRHGGSIGMSADPSRVLPGMKMPGQYGNAITTIQNLQVVQVLPEDNAVLVKGSVPGPNGGIVTLRTAVKKYHG, from the coding sequence ATGCGCAAAGGACTTATTGGTAAGAAAGTCGGCATGACTCAGCTGTTCGGCCCGGACGGCGTCCGCATCCCGGTCACCGTCATCGACGTGGGCAGCAACGTGGTCATCCAGAAGAAGAGCGAGCACGGCAAAGACGGCTACGCCGCCGTCAAGCTGGGCTACGGCTCGGTCAAAAAGCTCGAGAAAGAGGGCACCGAGCCGCGCTGGCGCCTGGCCAAGCCGCAGGTGGGCATGTTCGCCGCCGCCGGCATCGACGAGCCGCGCAAGCACGTTCGTGAGTTCCGCGTCGACGAGGCGGACCTCGACCAGTACGAAGTCGGCCAGGAGCTCGGCGCCGATTACTTCCAGGTCGGCGAGTACATCGACGCCACCGGCACCAGCAAGGGTCGCGGCTTCAGCGGCGTCATGCGCCGTCACAACTTCGCCGGCGCCAAGGCCAGCCACGGTGTGCACGAGTTCTTCCGTCACGGTGGTTCGATCGGTATGTCGGCTGACCCCAGCCGCGTCCTGCCCGGCATGAAGATGCCCGGCCAGTACGGCAACGCCATCACGACCATCCAGAACCTGCAGGTCGTCCAGGTGCTCCCCGAGGACAACGCCGTCCTCGTCAAGGGTAGCGTGCCCGGCCCGAACGGTGGCATCGTCACCCTTCGCACCGCCGTCAAGAAGTACCACGGCTGA
- a CDS encoding cyclic nucleotide-binding domain-containing protein has protein sequence MTSKKLRKYLAYYQKTLREEPDNIEARLRLAAIFRDMGREAHAVEEYVTASKLLAREGLPLEAIAACKAVLEMEPQHTETQLFLARLFARVPDAAGGTARIARPVEPEPAPPRIGGGDAVDAKAPKSSKRAAQPITLSKPKQTRPPEKSPHEVETAVSNSGLVELPDEEPTAVSNSGLVELPDEEPTAVSNSGLIDGLAEAEKDDEPLEKTRQAGATDLPDLDELRVTEEREETQQLGTVSRRENNASPYEDARSTVEMEAADRESVLRAMAGPRNNQTELRTTIDVDEGDIVAEEILAPPAPARSDSEDTDRDRRQTSPLGTDMPRRAERVETEYGLPSVHKGDGQRASIQQDGPITTEIEGADDDAWQETFEVGVFDMESLRLDRESTGDWDDLSFLDELDEPDTSEVAAAMSSTGESSLLSVNRSDLPEIPLFSQLEPSLFMQLLHYMELKEVSAGERLVGPGRTERSLFVIVRGTVVVTRQLDDGSTVELAKMGEGEFFGEFALLTGRSHGSATVSAHTDMALLEVRQDVLDLIAEDHPEIWDVLWDFYYARMLNNLLASSTIFRSLTDEQRRALAEKFSLEEVPADELLLGQGDHDDDLYLICNGEVRVERNAGAGLAQEIDTLREGEFVGLISSAEEEPVVANLRATCDTTLLVLPGAEFRRVMQENPLIERQVRQVVRERKAIAGRYTSGVTSYAELGIAPHADSAD, from the coding sequence ATGACCTCGAAGAAGCTCCGGAAATATCTGGCGTATTACCAGAAGACCTTGCGTGAAGAGCCCGACAACATCGAGGCTCGGCTGCGCTTGGCCGCCATTTTCCGGGATATGGGCCGCGAGGCCCACGCCGTCGAGGAGTACGTCACCGCCTCGAAGTTGCTGGCCCGCGAGGGCTTGCCGCTCGAGGCGATCGCGGCGTGCAAGGCCGTGCTCGAGATGGAGCCCCAGCACACCGAGACGCAGCTCTTCTTGGCGCGCCTCTTCGCCCGCGTGCCCGACGCCGCCGGCGGCACGGCGCGCATTGCGCGTCCCGTCGAGCCCGAACCGGCCCCTCCCCGCATCGGCGGCGGGGACGCAGTCGATGCCAAGGCCCCGAAGTCGAGCAAGCGTGCAGCGCAGCCGATTACCCTCAGCAAGCCCAAGCAAACCAGGCCCCCCGAGAAGTCTCCGCACGAGGTCGAAACCGCCGTGTCGAACTCGGGCCTGGTGGAGCTTCCCGACGAAGAGCCGACCGCCGTGTCGAATTCCGGCCTGGTGGAGCTTCCCGACGAAGAACCCACGGCGGTGTCGAACTCCGGGTTGATCGACGGGCTCGCCGAGGCAGAAAAGGACGACGAGCCGCTCGAGAAGACGCGTCAGGCCGGGGCGACTGACCTTCCCGACCTCGATGAGCTTCGGGTGACCGAGGAGCGCGAGGAGACCCAGCAGTTGGGCACCGTGAGCCGACGCGAGAACAACGCCTCCCCCTATGAGGACGCGCGCAGCACCGTCGAGATGGAGGCCGCCGACCGCGAGAGCGTCCTGCGGGCGATGGCCGGGCCGCGCAACAATCAGACCGAGCTTCGCACCACCATCGACGTCGACGAGGGCGATATCGTCGCCGAAGAGATCTTGGCGCCGCCGGCCCCCGCGCGATCCGACTCCGAGGACACCGATCGGGACCGACGCCAGACCTCACCGCTGGGGACCGATATGCCGCGTCGCGCCGAGCGCGTCGAGACGGAGTACGGGCTGCCCAGCGTCCACAAGGGTGACGGCCAGCGAGCAAGTATCCAGCAAGATGGGCCGATCACCACCGAAATCGAAGGCGCCGACGACGACGCCTGGCAAGAGACCTTCGAGGTGGGCGTCTTCGACATGGAGAGCCTGCGCCTCGACCGCGAGTCGACCGGCGACTGGGACGACCTCTCTTTTCTCGACGAGCTCGACGAGCCCGATACCTCCGAGGTCGCCGCGGCGATGAGCTCGACTGGCGAGTCGTCGTTGCTCAGCGTGAATCGCTCGGATTTGCCCGAAATCCCGCTCTTCAGCCAGCTCGAGCCGTCGCTCTTCATGCAGCTGTTGCACTATATGGAACTCAAAGAGGTCTCGGCCGGCGAGCGGCTCGTCGGACCCGGGCGCACCGAGCGCAGCCTCTTCGTGATCGTGCGCGGCACCGTCGTGGTCACCCGCCAGCTCGACGACGGCTCGACGGTCGAACTCGCCAAGATGGGCGAGGGCGAATTCTTCGGCGAATTTGCGCTGCTCACCGGGCGAAGCCACGGCTCGGCCACCGTCAGCGCGCACACAGACATGGCGCTGCTCGAGGTTCGCCAGGATGTGCTCGACCTCATCGCCGAGGACCACCCCGAAATCTGGGACGTGCTCTGGGATTTCTACTACGCGCGCATGCTCAACAACCTGCTCGCCTCGAGCACCATCTTCCGCAGCCTGACCGACGAGCAGCGACGCGCGTTGGCCGAAAAGTTCAGCCTCGAAGAAGTCCCCGCCGACGAACTGCTCTTGGGGCAGGGCGACCACGACGACGACCTGTATCTGATCTGTAACGGAGAGGTGCGCGTCGAGCGCAACGCCGGGGCCGGGTTGGCTCAGGAGATCGACACGCTTCGCGAAGGTGAGTTTGTGGGGCTGATCTCGAGCGCCGAGGAAGAGCCGGTCGTCGCCAACCTACGTGCGACGTGCGACACGACCCTGCTCGTGCTGCCGGGCGCCGAATTCCGGCGCGTCATGCAGGAAAACCCGCTCATCGAGCGCCAGGTGCGCCAGGTCGTGCGCGAGAGAAAGGCGATCGCCGGACGCTACACGAGCGGGGTCACCAGCTACGCCGAGCTCGGCATCGCGCCTCACGCAGACTCGGCGGACTGA
- a CDS encoding methyltransferase domain-containing protein has protein sequence MLSKSVLELLQCPSCGDPHLQIGSDRRPALVCVGCDARFPVVDGIVDMTPPEKMPAPGNYRTETLFNLIAGVYDAVLPLMSLGVWRCSPLRYVDMANQAVGRANGGVLLAAPVGTGAPLERVLAPYHDLTVIGIDQSWKMLRKAARRFEDTDHNVLLIRASFQHLPLRDGVVDSVHSLNGIHTFENRVATLREFARCMTDDGFLAGSALVRGQEGVADTLLDRYERYGVYPLLRTAEFLARELEEAPFEDVHFATYGAVMFYSGLSRAQAAQSAESA, from the coding sequence ATGCTCTCCAAGTCTGTACTCGAGCTTCTGCAATGCCCCTCGTGCGGGGACCCGCACCTCCAAATCGGCAGCGACCGCCGCCCGGCGCTCGTCTGCGTAGGGTGCGACGCGCGATTTCCGGTCGTCGACGGCATCGTCGACATGACGCCGCCCGAGAAGATGCCCGCCCCGGGTAACTACCGCACCGAGACGCTCTTCAACCTCATCGCCGGCGTCTACGACGCGGTGTTGCCGCTGATGAGCCTGGGCGTGTGGCGCTGCAGCCCGCTGCGCTATGTCGACATGGCCAACCAGGCGGTCGGTCGCGCCAACGGCGGCGTGCTCTTGGCCGCCCCGGTGGGCACAGGCGCGCCTCTCGAGCGGGTCCTCGCCCCGTACCACGACCTGACGGTCATCGGGATCGACCAGTCGTGGAAGATGCTCCGCAAGGCGGCCCGCCGCTTCGAGGACACCGACCACAACGTGCTGCTCATCCGGGCGAGCTTCCAGCACCTGCCGCTTCGCGACGGGGTCGTCGACAGCGTGCACAGCCTCAACGGCATCCACACCTTCGAGAATCGCGTGGCCACGCTGCGCGAGTTCGCCCGCTGCATGACCGACGACGGCTTTTTGGCCGGCTCGGCGCTCGTGCGCGGCCAGGAGGGCGTGGCCGACACGCTCCTCGACCGCTACGAGCGCTACGGCGTCTATCCGCTGCTGCGCACGGCCGAATTCCTGGCGCGCGAGCTCGAAGAGGCGCCCTTCGAGGACGTCCACTTCGCCACCTACGGCGCGGTCATGTTTTATTCGGGATTATCGAGAGCACAGGCGGCTCAGTCCGCCGAGTCTGCGTGA